From the Chloroflexota bacterium genome, one window contains:
- the nusA gene encoding transcription termination factor NusA, with amino-acid sequence MKSDFVSAIAQIASEKGLDQEDVIGALETAILSAYRKVSGDPVPNAVAYFDAQSGESKIYVPKLVVEDVADPEAEISLADAQTIDSEAELGDEIEVEITPPNVGRIAAQAARQVLLQSLREKERDHVYDDFIDRVGEVVSGRVQRVDSRGVVLDFGRAEALMSSADMVPGERDRYRLGQRLRAYIAEVRKDLKGPVVRVSRAHKDFIRRLIEQEVPEVQTGTVEIKEVARDPGSRTKVAVAANQEGLDPVGSCVGMRGTRIQNVLRELGNEKVEIIEWSGDTATFIKNALSPAEVQRVELIEVDEQQVASVLVSADMVSLAIGREGQNTRLANRLTGWKINIRSLEDEQGATDASPEISAEASAEAEAEAAPEQAAPDEQPAAESLAAEETTSSA; translated from the coding sequence ATGAAGAGCGACTTTGTATCTGCAATTGCGCAGATTGCCAGTGAAAAAGGCTTAGACCAAGAAGACGTCATCGGCGCGCTAGAGACTGCGATCCTTTCTGCATATCGGAAAGTTAGCGGCGACCCGGTGCCGAATGCCGTTGCGTACTTTGACGCGCAATCCGGCGAATCGAAGATTTATGTACCCAAGCTCGTCGTGGAAGACGTAGCGGACCCGGAAGCCGAGATCAGCCTCGCGGACGCGCAAACTATTGACTCTGAGGCGGAACTCGGCGACGAAATCGAGGTGGAGATTACGCCACCGAACGTGGGCCGCATTGCCGCGCAAGCAGCGCGGCAAGTACTGCTACAGTCTTTGCGCGAGAAGGAACGAGACCACGTTTACGACGACTTCATCGACCGCGTGGGGGAAGTCGTGAGCGGTCGGGTGCAGCGGGTTGACAGCCGTGGCGTGGTGCTGGACTTCGGCCGCGCGGAAGCGCTGATGTCATCCGCAGACATGGTACCTGGCGAGCGCGATCGCTACCGCTTGGGCCAACGGCTACGCGCGTACATCGCGGAAGTGCGGAAAGATCTGAAGGGACCCGTGGTTCGCGTCTCGCGCGCCCATAAGGACTTCATCCGACGCCTTATCGAACAGGAAGTCCCCGAAGTGCAGACGGGAACGGTGGAAATCAAGGAAGTTGCCCGGGATCCGGGCTCGCGCACCAAGGTCGCCGTGGCAGCGAACCAAGAGGGCCTGGACCCGGTGGGTTCCTGCGTCGGGATGCGAGGAACCCGCATTCAAAATGTGCTCCGGGAACTCGGCAATGAAAAAGTGGAGATTATCGAGTGGAGCGGGGATACTGCCACGTTCATTAAGAATGCGCTTTCTCCGGCGGAGGTCCAACGAGTGGAACTCATCGAGGTTGACGAGCAGCAGGTAGCATCCGTGCTCGTTAGCGCCGATATGGTGTCGCTGGCTATCGGCCGCGAAGGCCAAAACACGCGACTCGCCAACCGCCTCACCGGATGGAAGATTAACATTCGTTCACTGGAGGATGAGCAAGGCGCCACTGATGCATCGCCCGAAATTTCGGCGGAAGCCTCAGCCGAGGCCGAGGCCGAAGCAGCGCCAGAGCAAGCAGCTCCAGATGAGCAGCCTGCGGCAGAGTCTTTGGCAGCAGAGGAGACCACAAGCAGTGCCTAA
- a CDS encoding YlxR family protein has protein sequence MPQRTCLGCRAIKPKQSLIRIVRTAEGGALVDTTGKARGRGAYLCPTAACAKKALRANILNRALRVTLDNAALAELRASVEQISETACTSAHAP, from the coding sequence ATACCGCAGCGCACGTGTCTGGGTTGCCGGGCGATAAAGCCAAAACAATCTTTGATCCGCATAGTGCGCACGGCAGAAGGGGGCGCACTAGTCGATACCACGGGGAAGGCACGTGGACGCGGCGCCTATTTATGTCCCACTGCGGCTTGTGCAAAAAAGGCGCTCAGAGCGAATATCCTGAATCGAGCGTTGAGAGTCACCTTAGATAATGCGGCGCTTGCAGAATTGCGGGCTTCGGTCGAGCAGATTTCCGAGACGGCCTGCACGTCCGCGCATGCGCCTTAA
- the infB gene encoding translation initiation factor IF-2, which translates to MRMGSRYGGARPRRRSSRRGSSDQRDRNAVASQGAVASQTAPPRKIKLPQDITVAQLAERLEVSPTAIIKELFTRGTAVTINQTLDYATASLVVEALGHSVVKEEAKPAAAKQKEDVVFELAKQTGTTTRRRRRFEKRSPVITVMGHVDHGKTSLLDALRETKVAEGEFGGITQRIGAYQVTNNGDTITFIDTPGHEAFTAMRARGAKVTDLAVIVVAADDGVMPQTVEAINHARAAKVPLLIALNKIDLPNANPDRVKQQLTEHEILIEEYGGETVLVEVSAQTKEGLDDLLEMIALLSDIEGVRADPRIPARGVVIESHMDKSRGPVATVLVQEGTLNVGETVVCGKTSGRVRALFNDKGASLADAGPSVPVEILGLGALPAPGETLIVVVDEKAAKVLLQELAERDETERMSLDTLSATAGEGVEELDIIVKADIRGSVEAIQQALEHLSTEETRVRVIYSGVGPVSESDVQLAIAGNALITAFNVRPDTAARSLAEAEKVEIRTYNVIYTLIEEMEKALLGLLEPEFVEVMDGQAEVRAVFNQVRGQSVLGAIVREGTMRRGAQVRVLRNKRQLLKTTVTSLRRFKDAVREVTSGYECGIGIGEVYEAREGDSLETFHIEEKARF; encoded by the coding sequence ATGAGAATGGGTTCTAGGTATGGCGGCGCGCGTCCACGTCGGCGTTCCTCCAGGCGTGGATCGTCGGACCAAAGAGATCGTAACGCAGTTGCGTCGCAAGGGGCTGTTGCCAGCCAGACGGCTCCGCCGCGGAAGATCAAGCTTCCGCAAGACATTACCGTCGCCCAACTTGCGGAGCGCCTTGAAGTAAGCCCTACAGCCATTATCAAAGAGCTATTTACACGCGGTACCGCAGTTACCATTAACCAAACACTCGATTACGCCACCGCTTCGCTCGTGGTCGAGGCGCTGGGCCATAGCGTAGTGAAAGAGGAAGCCAAACCGGCGGCAGCAAAACAAAAGGAAGACGTCGTATTCGAACTTGCCAAGCAGACGGGCACCACCACACGGCGACGGCGGCGCTTTGAAAAACGATCTCCGGTGATTACCGTGATGGGACACGTCGACCACGGCAAGACCTCACTGCTGGACGCGCTGCGCGAGACCAAAGTGGCTGAAGGCGAATTCGGCGGCATTACCCAGCGTATCGGCGCCTATCAGGTAACAAACAATGGCGACACCATCACCTTCATCGACACGCCCGGCCACGAGGCGTTCACCGCTATGCGCGCGCGCGGCGCCAAGGTCACAGACCTGGCGGTCATTGTCGTTGCAGCCGACGACGGTGTGATGCCGCAAACCGTTGAAGCCATCAATCACGCGCGGGCGGCAAAAGTCCCGCTGCTCATTGCACTGAATAAGATCGACCTGCCGAACGCCAATCCGGATCGTGTGAAGCAGCAGCTTACGGAACACGAAATCCTCATCGAGGAATATGGCGGCGAAACGGTGCTTGTAGAGGTCTCCGCCCAGACCAAGGAGGGCCTGGATGACCTCCTGGAGATGATCGCGCTGCTTTCCGATATCGAAGGCGTGCGCGCAGACCCCCGCATTCCGGCGCGAGGCGTCGTGATCGAAAGCCACATGGACAAGAGTCGCGGCCCCGTTGCAACCGTGCTTGTGCAGGAGGGAACCCTCAACGTGGGCGAAACGGTGGTCTGTGGCAAGACGTCCGGCCGCGTGCGCGCGCTTTTCAATGACAAGGGCGCTTCCCTGGCCGATGCAGGCCCCTCTGTGCCCGTGGAGATACTCGGTCTTGGCGCGCTGCCTGCTCCCGGTGAGACACTCATCGTCGTGGTCGACGAAAAGGCTGCGAAGGTTCTGCTCCAAGAACTCGCTGAACGTGATGAGACAGAGCGGATGTCGCTGGATACACTCAGCGCTACTGCCGGGGAGGGCGTGGAAGAGCTGGACATAATTGTCAAGGCTGATATTCGCGGCTCGGTAGAGGCGATTCAGCAAGCATTAGAGCACCTCTCCACCGAAGAGACCCGGGTACGCGTCATCTATAGCGGCGTCGGCCCCGTGAGCGAATCGGACGTGCAACTGGCTATTGCGGGAAACGCGTTGATCACCGCGTTCAACGTGCGCCCCGATACCGCCGCTCGTTCCCTGGCGGAAGCAGAGAAAGTGGAGATTCGCACGTACAACGTCATCTATACCCTCATCGAGGAGATGGAAAAGGCCCTGCTGGGCTTACTGGAGCCTGAATTCGTCGAGGTAATGGATGGGCAGGCGGAGGTGCGGGCGGTGTTTAACCAGGTGCGCGGTCAGAGCGTGCTCGGCGCCATCGTACGCGAAGGCACAATGCGGCGCGGCGCCCAGGTCCGCGTACTACGCAACAAGCGGCAACTGCTCAAGACGACCGTTACGAGCTTGCGCCGCTTCAAGGACGCTGTGCGCGAGGTGACCAGCGGCTATGAGTGCGGTATCGGCATTGGCGAAGTTTATGAGGCCCGCGAAGGCGATTCCCTCGAGACGTTTCATATCGAAGAAAAAGCACGCTTCTAG
- the rbfA gene encoding 30S ribosome-binding factor RbfA, giving the protein MDLRKLERSTALLREELTDILRSEVRDPRLNVVSISAVRLSRDRRYARVYVNLAELEQEEEQAILAALRRAAGFVRRCLAQRLTWYKAPEISFHLDEGMKQGDRVLELFRDLETEERPEPDAAEPAAQENGAGDAEDTPQR; this is encoded by the coding sequence ATGGACTTGCGGAAACTGGAGCGGTCTACTGCGCTATTGCGTGAGGAGCTGACCGATATTCTGCGCTCGGAAGTGCGGGACCCCCGTCTCAACGTGGTTTCGATCTCGGCGGTGCGCCTCTCCCGCGATCGACGCTACGCCCGCGTATACGTGAACCTCGCGGAATTGGAGCAGGAAGAGGAGCAGGCGATTCTTGCCGCGCTGCGCCGCGCTGCCGGTTTCGTGCGCCGCTGCCTGGCGCAACGGCTGACGTGGTATAAGGCGCCGGAGATTTCGTTTCACCTCGACGAGGGCATGAAGCAGGGCGACCGCGTACTCGAGCTCTTTCGCGACCTGGAGACTGAGGAGCGCCCGGAGCCGGACGCCGCGGAACCTGCGGCCCAGGAGAACGGCGCCGGAGACGCTGAAGATACTCCTCAGCGATAA
- a CDS encoding DHH family phosphoesterase — MVDPKRLNTANTTDEWAQACALVLEAQRVVLTTHAGPDGDGIGCLVGLSISLRAMGKTVAMVSADPVPQDLAFLPHADRIQVVHNLEALTFAPDLIIVCDSASLARLGAVYTESLSCFARLPILNLDHHQTNTRFGRVNLVDTNAAATVEIAHELLERLHVEPTPEAATALMTGLVTDTLGFRTDSVTPRTLGLAAHLLEHGAPLEEINHRVFHATRYEKLKLWGYGLSNLQRTEDGRIVWVQLPREVRMELGAKETDLMGLASLVEGIEGAEIVIVAWDKRKDPLRTGISLRSRTVNVAAIAQTLGGGGHAGAAGALLSEPLATGLRKAVAAAKAHLD, encoded by the coding sequence ATGGTTGACCCAAAACGTCTCAACACGGCGAATACAACTGATGAATGGGCACAGGCGTGTGCGCTGGTGCTGGAAGCGCAGCGCGTTGTCCTCACGACGCACGCCGGTCCCGATGGCGACGGCATTGGCTGCCTGGTCGGCCTCTCCATCTCGTTGCGCGCGATGGGCAAGACAGTGGCGATGGTGAGCGCGGATCCGGTGCCGCAAGACCTCGCGTTCTTACCGCACGCAGACCGGATTCAGGTCGTTCACAATCTCGAAGCGCTCACCTTTGCGCCCGATCTCATCATCGTTTGCGATTCTGCCAGCCTGGCGCGACTTGGCGCAGTGTACACCGAGAGCCTATCCTGCTTTGCGAGGCTACCAATTCTCAATCTCGACCACCACCAGACAAATACGCGGTTCGGCCGAGTCAATCTCGTGGATACTAACGCAGCCGCAACGGTAGAGATTGCGCACGAGTTACTGGAACGACTGCACGTGGAACCCACGCCGGAAGCGGCCACGGCGTTGATGACGGGCCTCGTTACCGACACGTTGGGGTTCCGTACCGACAGCGTTACGCCGCGGACGCTTGGCTTGGCGGCACACTTGCTGGAACACGGCGCGCCGCTGGAAGAGATCAATCATCGTGTCTTCCACGCCACGCGCTATGAGAAACTGAAACTCTGGGGGTACGGCCTTTCCAACCTGCAGCGCACTGAAGACGGCCGTATCGTCTGGGTGCAACTCCCGCGTGAAGTGCGCATGGAATTGGGAGCCAAGGAGACCGACTTGATGGGTCTGGCCTCCCTCGTCGAGGGTATCGAGGGCGCGGAAATTGTCATCGTCGCTTGGGACAAGAGGAAAGACCCACTGCGTACGGGTATTTCCCTGCGGTCGCGCACCGTGAACGTTGCCGCTATTGCGCAGACGCTGGGCGGCGGCGGTCATGCCGGCGCTGCCGGTGCGTTGCTTTCCGAACCGCTGGCAACGGGATTACGCAAAGCGGTAGCGGCGGCTAAGGCACACCTCGACTAA
- the truB gene encoding tRNA pseudouridine(55) synthase TruB yields MRHGFLNIAKPTACTSHDVVNAVRRLLGQRRVGHAGTLDPLATGVLVLGIGHGTRLIEYLAATRKTYRAGIVLGRTTTTDDSAGELLSERPVDVDTAAVPAALPKFTGTIEQVPPAFAAIHVQGTRAYVRARRGETVSLEPRQVTIHRIEILDVQLPRLSLEVECSTGTYIRALARDLGETLGCGAHLESLTRTQVGAFSLQDAIPLGQLADRAADRGWDELLLPLDWPLRHWTARHLSDEEASQVLNGGRVTADGAACSGQCARAYDPQGRLIAVMQAVDLPTPLWQPVKVFRYNP; encoded by the coding sequence GTGCGTCACGGCTTTCTCAACATCGCAAAGCCTACTGCCTGCACCTCCCACGACGTTGTAAACGCCGTGCGCCGCCTTTTGGGCCAGCGGCGCGTGGGACACGCCGGCACCCTGGACCCACTCGCAACAGGTGTCCTGGTACTCGGCATCGGGCACGGCACGCGTCTCATCGAATACCTCGCGGCCACGCGCAAGACGTACCGCGCCGGTATTGTGCTTGGCCGGACGACGACGACTGACGACAGCGCGGGCGAATTGCTGAGCGAACGGCCGGTAGACGTGGACACGGCAGCCGTGCCTGCCGCTCTACCGAAGTTTACCGGCACAATCGAACAAGTGCCGCCTGCATTCGCTGCCATCCACGTGCAGGGCACGCGCGCATACGTGCGGGCACGGCGAGGTGAGACGGTGTCGTTGGAACCGCGGCAGGTGACAATTCATCGCATTGAAATTCTGGACGTGCAACTCCCACGGCTCAGCCTCGAGGTGGAATGCTCCACCGGCACCTATATCCGCGCCCTGGCGCGCGACCTGGGCGAGACCCTCGGCTGCGGCGCCCACTTGGAATCTCTCACGCGTACGCAGGTAGGCGCCTTTTCGCTGCAGGATGCTATTCCTCTCGGCCAACTCGCGGACCGTGCGGCTGACCGGGGCTGGGACGAACTGCTGCTGCCTTTGGACTGGCCGTTGCGTCACTGGACCGCTCGCCACTTGAGCGATGAAGAGGCGTCACAGGTGCTAAACGGTGGGCGCGTGACAGCGGATGGCGCAGCTTGCTCAGGACAATGCGCGCGCGCCTACGACCCGCAGGGACGCTTGATCGCGGTAATGCAAGCGGTGGATTTGCCGACACCACTCTGGCAGCCGGTGAAAGTGTTTCGCTATAATCCCTAG
- a CDS encoding bifunctional riboflavin kinase/FAD synthetase, whose protein sequence is MQVYFRDPESLVPDRPTVLTIGKFDGIHRGHRHVLEAVATRARANSWQSAVIILWPPPPEVLRPGAQIPRLSTLADRESAIAASGIDLFILWPFTLELSRLSPRAFMQVLRDRLDLRVLVIGSDFALGHQRSGTPDVLRDLGDEMGFEVVVSPPFVHEGQVVSSSRIREHLTVGDVGQAARLLGRWPTLTGTVARGAGRGRLLGFPTANLHLTEPLAVPAHGIYATFAALAPTGGAPAYPAVTSIGVRPTFDDTDKRTIETFLLDYTGDLYDQVLRLHFVEKLRDELKFSSVEALIEQMERDVAHAAAVLAQHALPGLT, encoded by the coding sequence GTGCAGGTGTATTTCAGGGACCCTGAGTCACTTGTTCCAGACCGTCCCACTGTGCTCACTATCGGTAAATTCGACGGCATTCACCGGGGACACCGGCACGTGCTGGAGGCAGTAGCGACGCGGGCGCGCGCCAATAGCTGGCAGTCCGCCGTTATCATCCTCTGGCCGCCGCCGCCGGAAGTCCTGCGACCCGGCGCTCAAATTCCTCGCCTCTCTACACTGGCCGACCGAGAGTCAGCCATTGCCGCCAGCGGCATCGATCTCTTCATCCTCTGGCCGTTCACGCTGGAGCTCTCTCGGCTCTCGCCGCGCGCGTTCATGCAGGTCTTGCGCGACCGCCTCGATCTCCGCGTGCTCGTCATAGGCAGCGACTTTGCCCTCGGCCACCAGCGCAGCGGCACGCCTGACGTGCTGCGGGACTTGGGAGATGAAATGGGCTTTGAGGTGGTTGTTTCGCCGCCCTTTGTGCATGAGGGACAGGTCGTCAGCAGTTCCCGGATACGCGAGCACCTGACCGTGGGCGACGTGGGGCAAGCGGCGCGTCTCCTCGGACGCTGGCCCACGCTCACCGGTACTGTGGCGCGGGGCGCCGGACGGGGCAGACTCTTGGGTTTCCCCACAGCCAACCTTCATCTGACCGAGCCGCTCGCCGTGCCCGCCCACGGCATCTATGCTACCTTTGCGGCACTCGCGCCCACCGGCGGCGCTCCTGCGTACCCGGCAGTCACCAGCATCGGCGTGCGCCCTACCTTCGACGACACAGACAAACGCACCATCGAGACCTTTCTCCTGGACTACACCGGCGACCTCTACGACCAGGTGCTCCGCCTGCACTTTGTGGAGAAGCTCAGGGACGAACTGAAGTTTTCATCTGTGGAGGCCCTGATCGAGCAGATGGAACGGGACGTGGCCCACGCCGCCGCGGTGCTCGCCCAACACGCGCTGCCAGGACTGACTTGA
- a CDS encoding ABC transporter ATP-binding protein yields MMYGGGWHMNRPYRSDEDQPKVALTAAGVRRVFGYLLPYWPHEIVILICVLAVTGLGLIPPLLIRSVIDTALPDKDFGLLNLLVFGMVALPFLSGLISVLQSYLNALVGQRIVYDLRKQLFRHMQRMSLRFFTKTRSGEIISRINNDVAGVQSVIAGTIISIITNIFTVLFTVVVLFLMNWQLAIIALIVTPAFVLPTRRVGRYRRQVSRETQEKQADLSAFLHEMMNISGYLLMRTFSGEQRADSRFRGIGRDLLRLNIKQAMVGRWFFMFLGLFASIGPAAIYWFGGRQVMQDELTLGTIVAFVAFLRNLYGPSSQLANVYVDVQGAMALFDRIFGYLDMEPEIFDTPDAREVARVQGRISFDDVWFRYNDEAAWALQGITFTAEPGEMIALVGPSGAGKTTLTYLIPRLYDPVNGQVRLDDYDLRDLQYLSLMRHVGVVTQEPFLFHTSLRENLLYANPEATEADVVEAAKAAQIHDFIEGLPEKYETVVGERGFRLSGGEKQRVAIARVFLKNPRIIILDEATSSLDSQSEELIQQALNTLRQGRTSFVIAHRLSTVRAADRILVLAEGRAAESGTHEELLAQGGLYAKLHSIQFRTEPEPPSAPEAESGGPMPPFGRRRPGGGRMPGFQTPGQIPGTEPE; encoded by the coding sequence ATGATGTATGGCGGCGGGTGGCACATGAACCGCCCGTACCGATCAGACGAAGACCAGCCCAAGGTGGCGCTCACGGCTGCCGGCGTGCGCCGCGTCTTCGGCTACCTGCTGCCGTACTGGCCCCACGAAATCGTCATTCTTATCTGCGTGCTGGCCGTCACCGGCCTTGGCTTGATTCCGCCGCTCCTCATACGCAGCGTTATCGACACCGCCCTACCGGATAAGGACTTCGGCCTGCTCAACCTGCTCGTTTTCGGCATGGTTGCCTTGCCGTTCCTCTCCGGCCTGATCAGCGTGCTGCAGAGCTACCTAAACGCCTTGGTCGGCCAGCGCATCGTCTACGACCTGCGCAAGCAGCTCTTCCGGCACATGCAGCGCATGTCGCTGCGCTTCTTCACCAAGACTCGCAGCGGCGAGATCATCTCCCGCATCAACAACGACGTCGCCGGCGTGCAGAGCGTTATTGCCGGCACCATCATCTCAATCATCACGAACATTTTTACGGTGCTGTTTACGGTCGTCGTGCTCTTTCTTATGAACTGGCAATTAGCGATAATTGCCCTCATCGTCACACCGGCATTTGTGCTGCCGACGCGGCGCGTGGGGCGCTACCGGCGTCAGGTCTCCCGCGAGACCCAGGAGAAGCAAGCCGATCTCAGCGCCTTCCTCCACGAGATGATGAATATCAGCGGCTACCTGCTCATGCGCACGTTCTCCGGCGAACAGCGCGCGGACTCGCGTTTTCGCGGCATCGGCCGGGACCTGCTGCGCCTCAACATCAAGCAGGCCATGGTGGGCCGCTGGTTCTTCATGTTCCTGGGCCTGTTCGCCTCCATCGGCCCCGCGGCGATCTACTGGTTCGGCGGCCGCCAGGTGATGCAAGATGAACTAACCCTTGGCACCATTGTCGCCTTTGTCGCGTTTCTGCGGAATCTCTACGGGCCGTCGTCGCAACTGGCAAACGTGTACGTGGACGTGCAGGGCGCCATGGCGCTGTTCGACCGCATCTTCGGCTACCTGGACATGGAGCCGGAGATCTTCGACACGCCGGATGCGCGGGAGGTCGCCAGAGTACAGGGGCGTATTTCCTTTGACGATGTCTGGTTCCGCTACAACGACGAGGCGGCGTGGGCGCTACAAGGCATTACGTTTACGGCCGAACCGGGCGAGATGATCGCCCTCGTCGGCCCCAGCGGCGCCGGCAAGACCACGCTGACGTATCTCATCCCCCGGCTTTACGATCCGGTGAACGGTCAGGTGCGGCTGGACGACTATGACCTGCGCGACCTGCAATACTTGTCGCTCATGCGGCACGTGGGCGTGGTGACCCAGGAGCCGTTCCTGTTCCATACGTCGCTGCGGGAGAACCTGCTCTACGCCAACCCGGAAGCGACGGAAGCTGACGTCGTAGAGGCTGCCAAGGCGGCGCAAATTCACGACTTCATCGAGGGCTTACCCGAAAAGTACGAAACCGTGGTCGGCGAGCGGGGTTTCCGGCTCTCCGGCGGTGAGAAGCAGCGCGTGGCCATCGCCCGCGTCTTCCTGAAGAACCCGCGCATCATCATCCTGGATGAGGCCACGTCGTCGCTCGATTCCCAGTCTGAAGAGCTCATCCAGCAGGCGCTGAACACGTTGCGCCAGGGGCGGACAAGTTTCGTTATCGCGCACCGCCTCTCTACCGTCCGCGCCGCCGATCGCATCCTGGTGCTCGCGGAGGGCCGCGCCGCCGAGTCCGGCACGCACGAGGAATTGCTGGCGCAGGGCGGCCTCTACGCCAAGCTGCACAGCATCCAGTTCCGCACCGAGCCGGAGCCGCCATCCGCGCCTGAAGCCGAGTCCGGTGGTCCTATGCCGCCGTTTGGCCGCCGCCGACCGGGCGGCGGGAGAATGCCCGGCTTTCAAACCCCTGGGCAGATTCCCGGCACAGAGCCGGAGTAG
- a CDS encoding Gfo/Idh/MocA family oxidoreductase, producing MKRVGIIGCGQIAARGHQSAYTALADRLSVVAVADPAVERRDLLGEQFQIPAEARYDDYHELLGRDDLDFVDICLPHHLHHPATLAAAEAGHNILLEKPIAAREDEALEMIAAVEEAGIVFSLIHNYSRQSVPARVVELVHAGAIGTPYLVRYEGFGDYHYLGTAAYDPSWRADAGRGGGGALLDNGYHSIYLARYVLQSEVKEVFGVVGTFARDFSVEDTALALLRHESGAITSIQNGWGADRSMPAREVQGSEGSILLRGNAEHPIELWKGDHCEYPKPLQSGADGFTSILTEFCDALDGKGPVPTTAADGLMNLRIILAAYEASRTGSVVKL from the coding sequence ATGAAACGTGTTGGCATCATCGGCTGCGGCCAAATTGCCGCCAGAGGGCACCAAAGCGCCTATACAGCACTGGCGGACCGTCTCAGCGTCGTCGCGGTGGCGGACCCGGCCGTGGAGCGGCGCGACCTGCTGGGCGAGCAATTCCAAATTCCAGCCGAAGCGCGCTACGACGACTATCATGAATTACTCGGCCGTGACGATCTGGATTTCGTGGACATTTGCCTGCCCCACCACCTGCACCACCCGGCCACGCTGGCCGCGGCTGAGGCGGGACACAACATCCTGTTGGAGAAGCCCATCGCCGCCCGCGAGGACGAGGCCCTGGAGATGATCGCCGCCGTGGAAGAGGCCGGCATCGTCTTCTCGCTCATCCACAACTATTCGCGCCAGAGTGTACCCGCCCGCGTCGTGGAGTTGGTGCACGCAGGCGCCATCGGCACGCCCTACCTGGTGCGGTACGAGGGTTTCGGCGACTATCACTACCTGGGCACAGCGGCGTATGACCCCAGCTGGCGGGCCGATGCCGGTCGCGGCGGGGGCGGCGCCTTGCTCGACAACGGCTATCACAGCATCTATCTGGCGCGGTACGTGCTGCAGTCCGAGGTCAAAGAGGTGTTTGGCGTGGTGGGCACCTTTGCCCGCGATTTCTCAGTGGAAGACACCGCCCTGGCACTACTGCGTCACGAAAGCGGCGCCATCACCTCCATCCAGAACGGCTGGGGCGCGGACCGAAGCATGCCGGCCCGCGAAGTGCAGGGATCAGAGGGGTCGATCCTGCTCAGGGGCAATGCGGAGCACCCCATCGAGCTTTGGAAGGGCGACCACTGCGAGTATCCCAAGCCTTTACAATCAGGCGCCGACGGGTTTACCTCCATACTTACAGAGTTCTGCGATGCCCTGGACGGCAAAGGCCCCGTGCCGACCACCGCTGCGGATGGCCTGATGAACCTGCGCATCATTCTGGCCGCCTACGAGGCCAGCCGCACTGGCAGCGTTGTAAAGCTCTAG
- a CDS encoding transposase — protein MTIGARERHSIFADPKIAGPACDVLHRHAHKTGVPVYVYCLMPDHAHLVLGPSQNCDIIAFVGQFKNLAQRQVWKLGVTGRIWQVSFWDRFVREEENLDEVVRYVLHNPVRKGLAAEWRDYEFSGSLVYDLSGWL, from the coding sequence GTGACTATTGGCGCACGAGAGCGACACTCAATCTTCGCAGATCCAAAGATCGCGGGACCTGCGTGCGACGTGCTTCACAGGCATGCGCACAAGACCGGAGTGCCAGTCTACGTGTACTGCCTGATGCCGGATCATGCGCACCTCGTCCTCGGACCTTCTCAAAACTGCGATATTATAGCCTTTGTTGGTCAGTTCAAGAACCTTGCACAGCGGCAAGTTTGGAAACTCGGTGTGACCGGTCGAATCTGGCAGGTAAGTTTCTGGGACCGGTTCGTGCGCGAGGAAGAGAACCTGGACGAGGTAGTAAGGTACGTGCTCCATAATCCAGTGCGCAAGGGCCTCGCGGCCGAGTGGCGAGACTATGAATTCTCCGGCTCGCTGGTATACGATTTGAGCGGATGGCTCTGA